Genomic segment of Paenibacillaceae bacterium GAS479:
CCGCCCGGAATCGGACTTGCCAAGGGCAAAACGGCAGTCCACGATGACGAGATCGGACTCGTACATCCGGGCCAGCAGCCATTTCATTGACACGATCGGATTGCTTCTCATACTATCTCCTCCTGAGCGCTGGACTCTTCCCTGCCATCTTCCTTAACTCTCTTCCTTAACTCTCTTCTTTATCTTCTATCCGTATCTTCTTTCTGATCTCCTTACTCTCTTCCCTATCATCTATCTCTTGACCGTCTTCGCCATGATCTACCCTATCGCACTCTTCTTTACCATCTTCCGCATCATCTATCGTGAACTTTCTATTATCTTCCTCATCGACTTCCTTACCCACTCGACGCAAACATCATTCACCTTACCGCGGTCTCTCTCCGATCCCGAAGCGCCAGCAGGGCAAGAAGCAACAGAAGCAATAAGGCCGCCATAACGGCGGTCATCTGCAGAAGCCGCTGCCAGCCGTATAGATCGAACAGCCAGCCTCCCAGCTTGGGGAAAATAGCTCCACCGAGACCGCCGCAAGCGACGAGCAGACTCGTCGTGCGGTCAGTCATCCCCGGCAGCCGCTCGTTGACATAAATCAGTGCAACAGCGAAAATTCCCGCCAAGCAGAAACCCGCTAACCCAACCAACACGAGCGTCCAGCTCAGTGTATGCGCACCAGCGAGTAGCACCATCATAACGAGTGACGCGCCGACAGAGCCGAGCAGATATAAGCGGTATCCCGCAGCGCGAGTGAACAGGCCAATCATCAGCCGTCCGGCGACCATCATGCCCCAGAACAGGCTAAGCACGGCCGAGGCCTCCGCCTCCGGCAGGCCGGACTGGTTGGTCATAATGGAAGGCAGGTAGTTGGCAATGACCATTTCCATGCCGACATAGAGGAAAAAGAACAGCATTCCGACCGCCAGCACAGGCCAAGCCCCTTTTTTGTAACCGAGCCAGCCGGCGCCCGCAGCACCTGGGACAGCCCCTCCGACGTTCGTGCCCTGTCCTTCCATTCCCACCGCAGCACCCGGAACAGCCACTCTTACGTTCGTGCCCTGTCCGTTCAATCCTACTGCAGCACCTAGGCCAGCCCCTTCTAAACTCGAACCCTTTCCGTTCATCCCCCTGGCAGCACCCGTGCCAGCCCCTTCCACGCTCGAGCCCTGTCCGTTAAATCCTACTGCAACACCCGGAACAGCCCCTCCTACGTTCGAGCCCTGTCCGAGCAATCCGCCCGATCCAGCCGCTCCCTCCACATAAGCTTCCGCAGCTAATCGGCCTTCTTCATCCATTCCAGGTTTATGCGCACGTTTCGGCATATAAGCGACCGCTTCGTCGGCTTTGCCGAATGAAAGCGTCATCCACAACAACATTGAGATACCGGCGAGCGCCGTCAGCACGGGGAAGCTCATTTGCCATATGCCATCCTGGATCAAAAGAGCCGCCACACCCGGCATAACCAGTGCGCCGGCGCCGAAGGCGACTTCCAGCCAGCCCATAACCGAGGCCTTGCTCTTCGAGAACACGTCCATGACCAGCGCACCAACAACGGCCTCCGCCATGCCGAAGCCAAAACCCGCAACCGGAGCTACCAGCAAAATAATTTCCCATGGGGGAAGGACACTATAAACCGCTTCCGCCGCAGTGAGCGCTCCCAGAGCTAGGACGAGCGTGCTCCGTCTGCCTATGCGGGAAGAGAGAGCGGGAGCTGCCAACACACCTGCCAGAAAACCTAGAAATTGATTCGTTATCCACTGGCCAGCCGATCCGTAATCCAGCTTATAATTAGCCATGACCGGTTCCAGCAACGCTCCCGCAACTACATGAGCCAAGCCAATGACGAAATAAGACAGACAACCGAGAAGAATCAGTTTACGCATCGTGGCTCCTTCGACTTGTACAATGACTTGACTTTCAAATAAGACCAGCTTGTCCCTCCATTCTATCATGACCCCTAAGTGGAATGGTATAATAGCCCTGCCCGATGATGGACATTATGCGAACAACTGGAAGCAATCCTTCCAAAAAGGAGTCCCCATGAACCCGAATTCGAACTTGTCCTCCCTTGGTCCGGCAGACGGCTGGAAAGTCATCCCGATGTCCGAGGAACATGCCGAAGAGATATGCCGCTGGCGGTATGAGCCACCCTATGATGTGTACAATAATGATCCTTGGGAAACGTTGAAAAAGCTCGAGATCGAATTCGGCGATCCTAAGCTTCGTGAGGAGCAGTATGCGGTTATTGTGGATCCGGGAGACGGGGAGCTGATGGGCTATGCCCAATTTTTCCCCATCGAAGGTGTTACCAGACTTGGTCTTGCCATGCGACCAGACTTGTGTGGAGACGGTGTCGGATCTTCTTTTGTGCGTCTTCTTGTGCAAGAAGCGCGCCACCGCAAGCCGAGCGATGAGATCGATCTGGAAGTGCTGATCTGGAACATTCGAGCCCGCCGTGCTTACGAAAAAGCCGGCTTCCGTCTCACCGATACCTACGAGCGCGGCACACCCGACGGGCCGATGCAATTTCATTGTATGGTATACAAAGGCCGCTGAGACCTTTGTATCCTCATTTTAGGGGCTCTGCCCCTTAGTTATTTAAGCCGCCAGTTCAATCTAGACGGACGGCGCTGCATCGTTTTCGACTCTGAGGCGTCTTGAGCTTTCATTTTTATATGAATGGTCAAGCTATACGCTCTGAGTTCTGCTCGCCCATTAATTCAAACCCCTCCCTCGTTAGCGTAACGAAACTGAGAAGCCCTATTTCAACCAAATGGAGGGTTTTCGAGGCGTAACGAAACTGAGAGACGCTAATTGAAGGTATTTCTCGGGACTATCATCATTTTGACTCCAATAACGCTTCTCAGTTCCGTTACATCATTTATAGCCTGTTTTGAGGCGAAATAAGCTCTCTCAGTTTCGTAAGGATATTCGTGGACAGTGGCGCTTCCAGTTTCCCTTAGTGCGATAGGAACTTCCATACAGGGGCTTTCCCGAAAGTCATCTAATGAGTGACTATTAGGCCAACCAGCATGTTCTGGTTGATGTTTTGGTTGATGTTTTGGTTGATGTTCTGATTGATGTTCTGGCTGATCTTCTGATTGATGTTCTGCTTGATCTTCTGCTTGGCCATGTTCTCGTTGACCTTTTACCATTTCCACCCTAGATCAATCGAACGATCCGCGCTTCCTTGTCGTCCACCATAACCTCGATGACATGGAACTTGGGCTTGTAAGCGACGACGCCCTGTCCGACATGAAGAACTGACTCCTCACCAAGACCGTAGAACACGTCATCCGCAAGCGCCTCCATGACCTCGCGTTTTTCGATGTCCCCGAGCTCTCCCCACTCCTCGCTGGTCATCTCAAAAAAGGAGTAACTATCGCGAATCGCGCTTACTGCGTCGGTCAAATCATCCAAAATTTCCTTGTATTCTCTCGCATGCCTGACGCCCATCCGTCATCCCTTCCTTCTTCTGCATCATCGAAACAATGCTACTATTGTACACCGTTATGCAAGCTTCTAACGCAATGTGACTATAGTTCTGCAAAAATTTCTCTAATCTCACCCCACAGGAGCGTCGATATATAGGAGAAACGGGCCCATGCAGCGTGATGGTTTCCTCATCATCCGCTCTCCCGCATTTACAACTTGGACGGGGTGTATTATGGAAAAATCGACTGTTATTGGTATTGTACTTGGTCTTGTCGCAGTTCTCGTCGGCATGGTGCTCAAGGGAGCCGGACTTTACAATCTGGTCAATCCTGCGGCGTTCATGATTATTATCGTTGGCACCGCCGCTTCTCTCTTTATCGGCTTCCCGATGTCCGAGCTGGCCAAATTTCCGCTGCTGCTCAAAATGATCTTCATCAGCCAAAAGCTGATCACCCGCCAGAACCTCATCACCATGTTCGCGGAATGGGCAAGCATTACTCGCCGTGAAGGCCTGCTCGCTCTGGAAACGAAGGTGGATGAGATCGAGGATCCTTTCCTCAAAAATGGTATGCGCATGATTATCGACGGCAACGACCAGGACTTCGTCCGTGATGTGTTGCTCGAGGACATCAGCGCTATGGAAGAACGCCACAAAACCGGCGCTCTGTTGTTTACTCAAGCTGGCACCTACGCCCCGACACTCGGCGTACTTGGCGCCGTCGTCGGTCTGATCGCTGCCTTGTCGGACATGAGCGACATGACCAAGCTGGCTCATGCGATCGCAGGTGCATTCATCGCGACGCTGCTCGGTATTTTCACCGGTTATGTGCTCTGGCATCCAATTGCCAACAAGCTCAAACGTATGTCCAAGCGTGAATCTCAGCTGAAGTTGATGATGGTAGAAGGTCTCCTCTCGATCCAGTCCGGCGTCTCGACGACCGCCATCAACCAGAAGCTGTCCGTCTACTTGTCGCCGAAGGAGCGCATCCAAATGCAAGCCTCGAAAGAAGGGAAGCTCATTGAGCAAGAAGCGTAAACACGAAGAACATGAAGAGCATGTAGACGAATCTTGGCTCATTCCTTATGCGGATCTTTTAACGTTGCTGCTGGCGCTGTTCATCGTACTGTATTCCTCCAGTACCGTTGACGCCAAGAAGTTCGAAGAGATGAGCAAAGCCTTCAACATTGCCTTGTCCGGAGGCAACGGCGTTCTGGAAAGCTACAAGTCAACCGATTCTCAGGCGCTGGTGTCCGACGAGCAAGCTAAGGAAGAAAGCTCCAAAAATCAGAGCGAGTCGACGCAGCAGCAGGTGAGCGCAAACAACCTGGACAAAGCGATGCAGGAACTTATGAAAAAAGAGCAGGAAGATCTCGAGAAGCTCAAGCGCCAGGTTGATCAGTATATCGATTCTAATGGCCTGAGCACTTCGCTTGAGACGAAGCTCAACCAGTCCCGCCTGATGATCACGATCAGTGACCGGGCACTGTTCCCCTCCGGCAACGCCACAATCAAGCCGGAAGCAGAGAAGCTAGGCAAGTTCATCAGCAACATTTTGCAAAAATACCCGAGCTACGAAGTTATGGTATCCGGGCATACGGATAATCAGCCGATCAGCAATTCGGAGTTCCGCTCCAACTGGGATCTGAGCTCGATGCGTGCGGTCCGCTTCATGGATGTGCTGCTGCTCAACGACAAGCTGGATCCAAAGCGATTCAGCGCCATCGGCAACGGGGAGTATGAACCTGTAGCAACTAATGATACCGATGCCGGCCGAGCCAAAAACCGCCGCGTCGAGGTATCCATTATCCGCAACTACGGCCAGCCTTCTGCAGCCACTATGATCTCCTCCGGCTTCAAGTGACAGTCGCCCGCTGTCCATCCAGCAAGCTAAGCTAGCTGGACAACCCATAACATAAAGCCCCGCTGTCTCCTGATCTACAGGGAACAGCGGGGCTTTATGCTTAATATACCTGTACAGCAGCTCGGCATCGGCTGACGCTTAAACCCCTGCAGCCTCAACCACCCGAACTACTCGTCGGTGGTACCGGCTCGTAGCTCAGCTCCGTGAACAGCTCCTGGAGCTCGTCCCGTGATAATTCACGCCATTTGCCTGTCGGCAAATTGCCGAGGCTGATATTCATGATGCGTACCCGCTGCAGGCGGCGAACCCGGTACCCGAAGGCGCTGCACATGCGGCGAATTTGACGGTTCTTGCCTTCAGTCAGAACGATGCGGAATACCCGCTCGCCCACTCGAGTTACTTTGCAGGGGAGGGTCATGCTGCCCAATATACGGACTCCCTCGCTCATTCCTTTGAGGAACATTGGTGTAACAGGACGATCGATCGTCACGATATATTCCTTCTCGTGGCGGCCCTCCGCCCGTAGAATTCGGTTCACGATGTCTCCGTCATTCGTCATAAGAATAAGTCCCTCGGAATCCTTGTCCAATCGGCCGATCGGGAAGATCCGTTCCTTGTGACCGACAAAATCAACAATATTGCCCGGTACATGCGCCTCCGTCGTTGAGGTGATGCCAACCGGCTTGTTGAGTGCAAGATACACATGTCGACTATGCGTGGAGAGCAGCTGTCCCTTAATAACGACCTCGTCTCCGGCCTCCACCTGGCTGCCGAGCAGCGCCAGTTCTCCGTTGATCCTCACATGCCCGTCACTGACCAGCT
This window contains:
- a CDS encoding Protein N-acetyltransferase, RimJ/RimL family, whose protein sequence is MNPNSNLSSLGPADGWKVIPMSEEHAEEICRWRYEPPYDVYNNDPWETLKKLEIEFGDPKLREEQYAVIVDPGDGELMGYAQFFPIEGVTRLGLAMRPDLCGDGVGSSFVRLLVQEARHRKPSDEIDLEVLIWNIRARRAYEKAGFRLTDTYERGTPDGPMQFHCMVYKGR
- a CDS encoding Major Facilitator Superfamily protein, whose protein sequence is MRKLILLGCLSYFVIGLAHVVAGALLEPVMANYKLDYGSAGQWITNQFLGFLAGVLAAPALSSRIGRRSTLVLALGALTAAEAVYSVLPPWEIILLVAPVAGFGFGMAEAVVGALVMDVFSKSKASVMGWLEVAFGAGALVMPGVAALLIQDGIWQMSFPVLTALAGISMLLWMTLSFGKADEAVAYMPKRAHKPGMDEEGRLAAEAYVEGAAGSGGLLGQGSNVGGAVPGVAVGFNGQGSSVEGAGTGAARGMNGKGSSLEGAGLGAAVGLNGQGTNVRVAVPGAAVGMEGQGTNVGGAVPGAAGAGWLGYKKGAWPVLAVGMLFFFLYVGMEMVIANYLPSIMTNQSGLPEAEASAVLSLFWGMMVAGRLMIGLFTRAAGYRLYLLGSVGASLVMMVLLAGAHTLSWTLVLVGLAGFCLAGIFAVALIYVNERLPGMTDRTTSLLVACGGLGGAIFPKLGGWLFDLYGWQRLLQMTAVMAALLLLLLLALLALRDRRETAVR
- a CDS encoding chemotaxis protein MotB, whose protein sequence is MSKKRKHEEHEEHVDESWLIPYADLLTLLLALFIVLYSSSTVDAKKFEEMSKAFNIALSGGNGVLESYKSTDSQALVSDEQAKEESSKNQSESTQQQVSANNLDKAMQELMKKEQEDLEKLKRQVDQYIDSNGLSTSLETKLNQSRLMITISDRALFPSGNATIKPEAEKLGKFISNILQKYPSYEVMVSGHTDNQPISNSEFRSNWDLSSMRAVRFMDVLLLNDKLDPKRFSAIGNGEYEPVATNDTDAGRAKNRRVEVSIIRNYGQPSAATMISSGFK
- a CDS encoding chemotaxis protein MotA, which translates into the protein MQRDGFLIIRSPAFTTWTGCIMEKSTVIGIVLGLVAVLVGMVLKGAGLYNLVNPAAFMIIIVGTAASLFIGFPMSELAKFPLLLKMIFISQKLITRQNLITMFAEWASITRREGLLALETKVDEIEDPFLKNGMRMIIDGNDQDFVRDVLLEDISAMEERHKTGALLFTQAGTYAPTLGVLGAVVGLIAALSDMSDMTKLAHAIAGAFIATLLGIFTGYVLWHPIANKLKRMSKRESQLKLMMVEGLLSIQSGVSTTAINQKLSVYLSPKERIQMQASKEGKLIEQEA
- a CDS encoding 23S rRNA pseudouridine2604 synthase, translating into MRINKWISETGYCSRREADKLVSDGHVRINGELALLGSQVEAGDEVVIKGQLLSTHSRHVYLALNKPVGITSTTEAHVPGNIVDFVGHKERIFPIGRLDKDSEGLILMTNDGDIVNRILRAEGRHEKEYIVTIDRPVTPMFLKGMSEGVRILGSMTLPCKVTRVGERVFRIVLTEGKNRQIRRMCSAFGYRVRRLQRVRIMNISLGNLPTGKWRELSRDELQELFTELSYEPVPPTSSSGG